ATGCCATTCGAGATTATGCTAAGATGTACGATGACATCACACACTTGCGTGCTGAGATAAGGTTAGTTGTGGCGAGATAGTAGCCATACCCATAATAAGTTGATCGTCATTGTGCTGATATTTTAAATACCTATATTGAAAGATGGTTACTTGGTTAACATTATTGAAAAGTATACTTTTGTCCGACCATATCTTTATTGTGTAACAGCTTCAGCATTGGAACAGCAACTGCTAGCACATTCCTTAAAGTTTATCCTATAAATTTGCCTTCTTTTAGCTCAAAACTGATATTATTTGTTGAGCTGTCCAAAATGGATATAGTGCAATGTGCCGGCTTGGTGTTGAAACATTTATTAAAGAACATGAATGATGACAAAATTTGCTAGATTGTTTAGTTTCTACACACATTACCAGAATAATTGATTATGTTAATTCATGCCCTGTATATGTGTGCAACAGTGCATGTAgcaaattattactttttgagCACTTTGTGTACATGTGTGTGCACATGCAAGCACATCTACAGTGGCCTAATGTTTGATGTAGCAGGGACTTTGATGCATTTGATTTACGGAAACGGCTTCCAGCTGTTGTTAGTAAATTAGACAAGGCCATAAATCGAAATGGAGGCGTAACATATATACATTGCACTGCTGGAATTGGAAGAGCTCCTGCAGTTGCTGTATGCCAGTTTCATTccttatttatgattttaccAGTTTTTCTTCTTTAGCTCTCGTCTCTATCATATTCTAGAGTGATTATTGATGTTAAGGGGTGCTTCtaatgttaaattttaaatactCACAATCATATTCATTAAGGGATACTCATATTAAATCATATTCATACTGGTCTATGATTGATTTTTCATTCCTAACATTCTGAAAAATGGTTTTGGATTTCAGTTGGCATACATGTTCTGGGTTCAGGACTACAGACTTGGTGAAGCTCACCAATTGCTGCTGGTAAATGCttctttatttgatttattttaaaatcttttgtgCATCTTTTAGCTGCAACAAACGTGTATGCACTTAAGCCAAGAATATTACAAACTTTAAGTTAATAAGTTCAATTGCGGACATCTGAAGGCATGAGAACAAGTCTGTGCATGTTAGGTTTAATAACCAAACTCAACAACTTTTGAGTTGATGAAGgtttttattgagttattgaTGTCAGTAACTTCATTAATTATCCGTAAGTTTTCTGGACTTGTAAGTTCTGTATTATCAAAAGGACAATCTTTTCAAGAATCTGATGTTAATTACTATTGAAGATTAATGATAAAAAGGGCCAAAGGCCCATAGTCTATCTTCaccatgtttctgaaatatctCATTGTTTCTTACTTACAGAGCAAACGCTCATGCTCCCCAAACCTGGATGCTATAAAAAGTACGACTGCTGATATTGTGAGTCATGTTTCTTTTCTCATATATTATTGGGTGCAGTGGTAACCCTAAATCTTATTGTCTGGCTTTCTCCTCCCATATCTGGACTTTTTGCCTTGTTATTGTTCTTATCAAACAGCTCACTTGCTTTAGGTTGGATTTTCACTTGATACAGTTTTTTGCAGTGCTGGCCAAATGAATGCAAATCTTAAAGTAGATTCTGCACTAttcattttcaataattttaaacaattttcttaattcaaatcttttatttttgctcGTGATATTTACATGCTCATTCATCTTAAAAGCTTACAGGCCTCAGGAAGAAGCTTGTCACTCTGACGTGGGAAGATCTTAATTACTCAACAGTGGAGGTTTCTGGACTTGATATTGGATGGGGCCAGGTAATGATCATCTACTTACAATCAGCTTTGTGATTTCAACAGTTCTCTTGAATGCTTTATCAAAGCATTAAAAAATGACTTGTGTAGCTTGTCACTTGTGGCAATtgtaaaaatttggaaaatacaGAGTTTTCTCAACCTGTGAGTGACTCACACCTGGATGTCactctttgaagaacatgaaatGACATTTTGGCTCATTGCAATTACACGAAGGGCACTTATAGAGAGAATTGATGTATTTGCAAGACATATTGGACTTTTAAGAAGTTAGATGAGTTGATGTCAGTTAATAGCTGACTTCTAGCCTAGCATGCATCAAATGGTGCTGGTGTCCTCCCAGTCTGGGCAACTGGTAAAGCTTATCTGGTATTAAGGTACAGGTTTTCATTTATTCTGTCTAGCCAATAGGAAAGATAAATGGAGAAAGGTCTTGTACGAAGCCCTCAGGATGTGCATTGGACTCATCATCTGTTCCATGTTAAAGCTTGTAGGATTACAAATCCATGCTTTTTTTATTCATCCTTTTGTCTTGTGAACTTTTGCAGAGAATACCTTTGAAATTTGATGAGGAACAGGGTTTGTGGATTCTTAGGAGGGAATTGCCAGTAAGTGTGTTGCATTGTGGACCTTATTTCTGTTCATATATAAGTGAAAACTTCCCAAGTTCTCATCTTTACGTTCTTGCCTTCTTGACTCAAATTTCTCATGTTGACAATTGTTGTGCTTTCTACTGAGTAAAACTTCACTCACCAAACTTTATTgcttttccattttaatttcatatttttaggaaataatGCTGTGATCATCCAGCAATACACATGTTTAACTTTAAGAATCAATAGCTATGGAATGACACCATTATGATATTTGtgcccaagaaaataaaagcacCTAGAATTGCACTTGTATCGTACCGGTTTAACCTCTTCACTGCCGATGTTGTATGTCTCTGATGCACGCCCTTCGAAAGACACTATTTTTGTGAACAGATCGTGTTAATCATATTGGAGACTTGActgaaacaaatatatttttatcatggaCACAAAAAGGTTCAGGATGCTTTCTGGAGATGTCACAAACTCATTCCTGGATACTCCAGAAAGGATCTCTTCTAGCTCTTAATATAAAAGGCTGCACTGCACTGCACTGAACAGTTTCTAGGAATGGAAATCCATGCGTATGAGCAATAAATGTACTAACAAGTGCTTTATCAGGAAGGATGCTACGAGTACAAATACATCGTGGATGGTGAATGGACGTTCAATAAGCATGAGCTTGTAACCTCCGTCAACAAAGATGGCCACATCAACAATTATGTTGAAGTAAGGTTCAAAATTTCTAGCATGACatctaaaaaggaaaaaaaaaagaggagaaaacgTTTTCTAGTTTCTACCTCAAAGGGGGGAAAGTTAGTTATACACCAATAATCCCAATTGAGATCTCCttgctcactttttttttccctgtccTGTGGGTTGCTAAGAGACCTTTTCCGTTGAAGGGAGTTGAAGTAGTTGGTaatgaaaatataatgattGATTACTTTGCTGTGGAAGtggattttcttttgtaaataaCCTCGTGTGAGAAAAGAAACCGATGACTGTTGGCATATCAGGCAAAATAGTTGGTGGGTAATTTATGTTCAGTATTTTCTAGTTTGAGTTGATATTGATCCTTGGAGCTTATTCACGATCCAACCCTGGTAGGGCAGATTAGGTTTTGGACAGTCTTCATTCTCAAATCCCTGCATGATGCATGAGAAGTTGGTATAGTGCTTCTTCAGTAGTGCTCTCGGTTTCTTCCCCTTGCAGGTTCTTGATGATAATCCGGATAGTCTTAGTGCAGTCCTGAGGAAGAGATTGACTGGTGATGATCCTGATCTCACAAAGGATGAACGACTGAAAGTAGGACAGTTTCTTGAAGCTTTTCCTGATGATGAGCAGTAGATGGTGAAGGTAACTTCAAGTGGTCGGTATAACATAAATGTACGGATTGTTACTAATAACAGCATGAATACCCTCTGTCTCACAATAAAGAAAAGTtcgaaaataatatattttgaaagaataatattagagcTACCGCTGGCTctagcatgtatttttttagttcttttttttatatagattttgttaacaattttaaatattttacaaaaataaaaatatatttgttttgcttagaaaataaacaatattgaatctgaaaatcgacttttttttttccaatcaaatctcttaaatacaaaaaaaaaaaaaaaaagactccttttaagaaataaataattgcGTGGTAGTTGGTCTAAATaatgaatttcattttttttccttaaaaaaaagattacgaAATTCATTTGAATTGCCAGTCAAACATGATTTGAAAATACACGGGAGTAAGTTAAGCTGTTGTAGTTGGAAGCTGCTAAGTTGTCATGCCTCTTTTGTTTCTGacttttaagattttattagtGAAagttatataatcattttgagtGTTTTGGATAGTAagacgagatgagatggttttagattagttgaataaaatattttataatattattattgttttataatttaaaaaaattgaattatttattatattttatatgggaatttaaaaaaattgtaacgataaaataagatgaaatgaattaaattgagAGTATTTATATATCGAACGAGTTTAAGTTGGGGccttaaaaattaagatttgtaaataattatttttcaaagataaaacaaacaaactcaATAATAATAGAGATTTGCTATACAACtttcaaaacataatatttttttaaattttttaataatttgttttaaaatttttttgagtttattttttttaaaattatttcaaattttctatttattatttatataataaatatttaataaaagaaaaaaatatatgaaatgtgAAGTGTGAAAAAGTTGCGAAGATTTATTCTGATAATAACGATAAAAGAAAATGCCGCGCAACGTTCGAGCTTGTTTCCAATTGATACGTGGGAAAGCGCAACAAacgagaataaaaaaaaaaaaaaaaaaaaatcttgagagAAATTACTGTTTAGAAGTAGtcattttgcatattttatgtCGCATCATTTCagagaaaaagttaataaattgtAGTGTACACACCACTGCCGTAAATGCTATATAGCACTTCGTTCACAGTTACACTGTTAGAAAGGTTACTCTGAGTTCATGCACGTTGGCGAACGCCTCCATCCTCAGTTGCCTACTCTTAGACAGTTACACTTCGTCTGTCAACTTTCTCTTCCAATTTGCGTCGCTAACCTTCCAagtttccatcattttcccGAGAAAGTCCCGCATGGGCCGCACCACATCTCCACCCGAGTCCCTCGACAATGGAGGCGGTCTTGCTGGCTCCGGCAATGATCTGGGGTTCCACTCGATCCGCGATCGTTTTCCTCTCAAACGAAACCTTAGCCATTACCGCAACCGAGCCAAGGCTGACTCGGATCATTCGCCGCTTCACCGCGGCCGATCTCACCACAGCCGCTTCAACCGCAAGGGCTTACTCTGGCTGAAGGGAAAGTCGGCGTTCTACTCCGTGGTGATCCTCGCGGTGTTCCTGTTCGCGATGGCGTCCATGGTGTTGCAGAGCTCGATCACGTCGGTGTTCAGGCAGGGTAGCGAGAGAGGGAGGTCACTGAGGGAGGGATTGAGGTTTGGGAGCACGTTGAAGTTCGTGCCGGCTATGGTTTCTCGGAGAGATGGGCTCGATCCATTGCGATCGAAGCCGAGGGTTGGGGTTAGGGCACCGAGACTCGCTCTTGTAAGTTCTATTTtgaatgttattttcatttatatatggCGTTGAGATTGTTTGCATTCTTTGAGGTGAATTTTGTTTACTTCTTTGGAATTAGCAAAGTTCACTTATAAGCGCAATGCAGTCACTAATTTGTTTAAGCATTTATATGAATGGAAATGATAGACAGCTAGTCGTGGCTTCAGTCCTAGAGCGGAATTTGGTTATTTAGTGCATTGGAGTTTCAAAACCCTCATTGATGCTGAGTTTAGTTTCTGTAAAAACTGAAGACTAGGGAAAACATTGAAATTTTAACTTCATGTCTCATGATGTTATGGTTTTTAAAGTATCAACCGGACGACGtgtattttccaaaattatGATCTTCCAAGCAAAACGGTATGTACTTATTTGGTAGTTAGGAGATGTAAACATTGTAAAGACCGCTTGGGCTCTTATGAGTTCAATAATTGGATGCAGTTACAGTGAGCAGAAAAATGGCACATTGTTAGAACAAAAAATGACAGTGCGAATGGGACACCATAGATTAGCATCGAAATGACCAATTCCATAGAAAAATTTAACcaaaaagttaatatttttctcccttGACGGAATATCAAATTTGATGGCAAGTCAATTGAAATAAAAACTTACTCACTATTAGCATGCTCTTTTAAAGGCCATTAGAGTAAAGCATGATCCTTGAGATGATGCTTTGATGcaattaaaaaatgatggtaGACTGTTTGGCTGTCTTCCAAGACAATGCCACATGCTCCCCTAATTGCACGAGGCTTGGTGACTAGGGAGAGCTTACTTTGTGAGACTAGTAAAAACTAATCTAACTAAAATTTGAAGTCAATTTAAATCCTCCATAACCTGATTTTCCTGTTTACAGCAGAGGTTAACTGGATCTAATGTTCTAGTGATACATTGTTTGAATGGAAGTGGAAAGTCATGAAGGTTTTTGGAAGTTTGAGCAAATTTTGAAGTGTTTTCTATTGGCAATGTATCTGCTAGTGGAACAATGGAAATTTGTTAttaccccaaggggttggcctaAGTGGTGAAGgacttggtcttggggtatcactcttttaaaggtccaaggttcaacacctaatgggtgcaaacaatcatttggggccacaccccTTGGTGAAAAGCTAGTGATTTAACCAGTTTTATGTAGAGAAGCTTCTAAGGGTGCGATGCACGGGACCAGAGTATACTTTGCAGGGGTGGGTCCAAAGGGCCCTGctttggagaggttccccaacataaaaaaaaaacaatggatatttgttatatttaaatagagttcttctacttagcagccttacaccacacacctgcTGATGTGagtctttattttttatctttttatcttttttatctttattttttatctttttaaaaaataaagactcACATCAGCAGGTGTGTCGTGTAGGGCTGCtgagtagaattttttatttaaataatattgttactTGACCTCCATACTTGTCAATAAAAaccctaatattttttttataactaagaaatttattaaaaaccatGTAATTAagcatagcctaagtacacataaagtatacaagagaaaacacctaagtGGAGGTCAAGTGACAATATTAGGCCTAATTCATGATATAGGCATAgcctgatatatatatatttttttcgataagtaataaaaaccctgatatgatttttttttatacgtataAAAACCCTGATATGATAGCACTATTTCTTCAAGTTTTAAATTATGGAACTAGCCTGTGCCTATGGTCTCTGTGGTTGTAATGCTATCTCTTATAGAAGACCTCGGTGAACTAATTAACTCAATTTCTTGAGTTTTAGAAGTAGATGATAACAAATTGAAGAAGATGATAATAAGAGTTCATGGTTAGTTGAGTGCTTGCACTTAATTGATGAGAAAGTGGAGGCCAAGTGCATTAGTATCAATGTGGAGGCCACTTCATTGATAATAAAAGTTCATGCTATCTcttatttgatttgttttgtttccCGCATTAGAATGGTTTGCACTTTCTTTGGATGATTGTCAGATTCTTGGAAACATGAAGAAAAGTCCACAATCATTGATGTTGATTACAGCGATGAAGAATTTACAGAAATTGGGGTATGTGCTTAAGGTGAGTGGCTCTTACATTTCTTTGAAATTGGGATATGTAGGTAGTCGCAATTGTTTCtccattttatgagaaaaaacaggttgaaacttgaaatgcTTATTTAATGTGGTGATGCAGTTGGGTATAAAAGGGCATGTTGGTACAAGTTCATGCATTGCTCCTCATGGAAACATgtcatttataataaaattggGGCACCTAGCTTTTTAAAGTGCTGACCAGTATTTTGAACTGCCGGTTCTGAAAAGCTTATGCATTCTCACAATGCTTATCCAACAGATTTTTGCACTGGATGATGGAAAAGCACGTTCAATGTGGGAGCAAATAGGTGGCCGGCTTTCAATATTAGGTCCTGAGCAATATGGCCATATAGATTGGTCAATGTATGTttgatttttattcttttggggggggtggggttatgcattcttgtttctttttttggtgGTGGGGGAAGGGGGGAACTCTATTTGGAGTGCAATTTATTCTTAATCAGacttttttctattatttttaactaGTCTTCTTGTGTATGGATTACTGaagatcttttcttttctacagTTTTGAAGGCATCATTGTTGATTCTCTTGAAGCGAAAGAGGCCATTTCGGGGTTTGTTGAGCATCTCCATGTAGCTCACTAAGGATTATAACCATGATTGAAAGTAGTTCTCTTTGATGACACATTGTATTATGCTTGATGTGCTTTGGCAATATACCATTTGCTTTTGctgacatctctctctctctctctctctctccagtttTATAGACACAAAAGAAATATAGCTAGTGTTACTTTAGTTTGAGATGTTATAATTAGTGAGTTTTATCTGCATGCAGCCTTATGCAGGAGCCTTTTTGTTCGGTACCACTTGTATGGATAATTCAAGAAGATACACTTGCAAATCGTCTTTCAGCATATGAGGAAATGGGCTGGAAGTATCTTGTTTCCCattggaaaactgcttttagtAGAGCTAGTGTCGTCGTGTTTCCAGAGTTCACTCTGCCGGTAATCTGCGAACTAATGTACACAATATCTTCCTACCACACTTTGTTTCTGAAGGGATTTGAATTGGACTGTCAATTTCCGCTTCTCAATTTTGTTCCTTCTTGTATCAGATGTTATATAGTGTTCTTGATGCTGGGAACTTCTTTGTGATTCCTGGATCACCAGTAGACGTCTGGGCTGCTGAAAGCTACAGCAATACCCACTCCAAATACCAATTAAGGAAGAACAACGGATTTAGTACAGATGATATGCTGGTTCTAGTTATTGGAGGCTCCTTCTTCTACAATGACATATCATGGGAATATGCTGTAGCAATGCATGCCATAGGACCACTACTAATAAAACATGCAAAGAGGACAGATTTGGGAGGCTCTTTTAAATTTGTGTTTCTATGTGGTAATTCCACCGATGGATATGATGATGCTTTACAGGTAGTCAGTTGCTTATTGGTGCATTGTGATAGACTATGCTCTTTCTGCTATTAATATCTTACTTTTACCTACCAA
Above is a genomic segment from Juglans microcarpa x Juglans regia isolate MS1-56 chromosome 1D, Jm3101_v1.0, whole genome shotgun sequence containing:
- the LOC121263294 gene encoding phosphoglucan phosphatase DSP4, amyloplastic-like isoform X2, which gives rise to MNCLQNLPRAPALPLQSFKSHQRNPSSFVNALGVMSSAGLQLRRSMALKAISGPTSSAEASGANLKEEKSKIYSNNMTEAMGAVLTYRHELGMNYNYINPDLIVGSCLQTPEDVDKLRRIGVKTIFCLQQDSDLEYFGVDINAIRDYAKMYDDITHLRAEIRDFDAFDLRKRLPAVVSKLDKAINRNGGVTYIHCTAGIGRAPAVALAYMFWVQDYRLGEAHQLLLSKRSCSPNLDAIKSTTADILTGLRKKLVTLTWEDLNYSTVEVSGLDIGWGQRIPLKFDEEQGLWILRRELPVLDDNPDSLSAVLRKRLTGDDPDLTKDERLKVGQFLEAFPDDEQ
- the LOC121263294 gene encoding phosphoglucan phosphatase DSP4, amyloplastic-like isoform X1 codes for the protein MNCLQNLPRAPALPLQSFKSHQRNPSSFVNALGVMSSAGLQLRRSMALKAISGPTSSAEASGANLKEEKSKIYSNNMTEAMGAVLTYRHELGMNYNYINPDLIVGSCLQTPEDVDKLRRIGVKTIFCLQQDSDLEYFGVDINAIRDYAKMYDDITHLRAEIRDFDAFDLRKRLPAVVSKLDKAINRNGGVTYIHCTAGIGRAPAVALAYMFWVQDYRLGEAHQLLLSKRSCSPNLDAIKSTTADILTGLRKKLVTLTWEDLNYSTVEVSGLDIGWGQRIPLKFDEEQGLWILRRELPEGCYEYKYIVDGEWTFNKHELVTSVNKDGHINNYVEVLDDNPDSLSAVLRKRLTGDDPDLTKDERLKVGQFLEAFPDDEQ